In one window of Candidatus Nitrosocosmicus arcticus DNA:
- a CDS encoding phosphoribosyltransferase, whose product MTFKKEEVNEKSSPKEYCSWGEVGLLTQIVAAKIQSSNKKYDVILGITNGGIIPSRLIALQLDMDHIQFIPVRNKKLYLDEMPQLATDKKYLVVDEIYDTGETFTKVHCAMQNFDCDYAFLMRRFNDTNGNGTAFIGKILNHYKWIVFPWEQKTLS is encoded by the coding sequence TTGACGTTCAAAAAAGAAGAAGTGAATGAGAAAAGCTCCCCTAAAGAGTATTGCAGTTGGGGGGAAGTAGGATTACTAACACAGATTGTTGCAGCTAAAATACAAAGTTCAAACAAAAAGTATGATGTAATTCTGGGAATAACAAATGGAGGAATCATTCCATCTAGGTTGATCGCACTCCAGCTTGATATGGATCATATACAGTTTATACCAGTTAGAAATAAAAAACTGTATTTAGACGAAATGCCTCAATTAGCGACCGATAAAAAATATCTTGTAGTGGATGAAATATACGATACTGGTGAAACGTTTACTAAAGTCCACTGTGCAATGCAAAATTTTGATTGCGATTATGCATTTCTTATGAGAAGATTCAACGACACTAATGGCAATGGAACAGCATTTATCGGAAAAATATTAAACCATTACAAATGGATTGTTTTTCCCTGGGAACAAAAAACATTATCATAG
- a CDS encoding YsnF/AvaK domain-containing protein has translation MSTTNDKNIDLDTLVEKEAVGTDGLDLGTVKEIGDTFVITQKGLINKKKYHLPVTFIESYDGDIVRFAINESNLESYEQREADSFDDYSSFKASDMSKAVETTIPLMSEELQVTKKIIEDNVKIIKEPVKETKTAQIELIHEKVTIEKRPFNNENNIGENVSASDLEGSTDSKFEITIPIKREEPVITKRSFVREEVIVKKEPITETKTITEEITNEEIKYDRKDNDESKEKMPL, from the coding sequence GTGTCTACCACAAATGACAAAAATATCGATTTGGATACTTTAGTCGAAAAAGAGGCCGTCGGAACTGATGGCCTAGACTTGGGTACTGTAAAAGAAATTGGAGATACCTTCGTTATTACTCAAAAAGGTTTGATAAATAAAAAAAAATATCATCTTCCTGTCACGTTTATAGAGAGTTATGATGGTGATATAGTAAGGTTCGCCATAAATGAATCGAACTTGGAAAGTTATGAACAAAGGGAGGCTGATTCGTTTGATGATTATTCTTCATTTAAAGCCTCCGATATGTCAAAGGCAGTTGAAACAACAATTCCTTTAATGAGCGAAGAACTTCAAGTCACAAAAAAAATTATCGAAGACAATGTAAAAATAATAAAAGAGCCTGTGAAGGAAACCAAAACTGCTCAAATTGAATTAATCCATGAAAAAGTAACAATTGAAAAAAGGCCATTTAATAATGAAAATAATATTGGAGAAAATGTTTCTGCATCAGATCTTGAAGGTTCGACGGATTCAAAATTCGAAATCACTATTCCAATAAAAAGAGAAGAACCTGTAATCACAAAAAGATCCTTTGTTAGAGAAGAAGTAATTGTAAAGAAAGAACCCATAACGGAAACTAAAACGATAACGGAAGAAATAACAAATGAAGAAATAAAGTATGACCGCAAGGATAATGATGAAAGTAAAGAGAAGATGCCGCTTTAG
- a CDS encoding FxLYD domain-containing protein — protein sequence MVILIQNPLMVALASPVPNTNPNVASSVSNSSMTGNEGFGTGGPEVIAKLLSEEDAANSNSTTNNSITSNSAENTNVFHTKELDITKHTLRSGDTSDAITGTIVNNSPVEVNYVDINAALFDANNNLIGTVSGTVDFPTLKPGEDSTFKVDVSADLKELLDHYMLFVLGTPKA from the coding sequence GTGGTTATATTAATTCAAAATCCACTCATGGTAGCACTTGCAAGTCCTGTGCCAAATACAAATCCAAATGTAGCTTCTTCTGTAAGCAATTCCAGTATGACAGGAAATGAAGGCTTTGGGACGGGCGGACCAGAAGTAATTGCCAAACTTTTATCCGAAGAGGACGCGGCTAATTCTAATTCCACGACAAATAATAGTATTACATCTAATTCTGCTGAAAATACAAATGTATTTCATACAAAGGAATTGGATATAACTAAACATACTTTAAGATCGGGGGATACCTCTGATGCCATAACTGGAACAATAGTTAATAATTCTCCTGTAGAGGTAAACTACGTGGACATCAATGCGGCTTTATTTGATGCTAATAATAACTTAATTGGAACAGTTTCTGGTACAGTCGATTTTCCAACTCTCAAACCCGGTGAAGATTCAACTTTTAAGGTAGACGTTAGTGCTGACCTAAAAGAATTACTCGATCATTATATGTTATTTGTCTTGGGAACACCAAAGGCGTAA
- a CDS encoding DUF3892 domain-containing protein has protein sequence MTDFQITCVRKDDRGVILEVGIANSGIYQIVNVVNHIHQHPQDVFYTIRNNNPAKVYAKQHHVSKRWFLTTEPDSMYENNLDFLPLC, from the coding sequence TTGACGGACTTCCAAATAACATGTGTAAGAAAGGATGATAGAGGAGTTATACTTGAAGTAGGCATAGCAAATAGTGGAATTTATCAAATTGTGAACGTTGTAAATCATATTCATCAACACCCGCAAGATGTATTTTACACAATCAGAAATAATAATCCAGCTAAGGTATACGCTAAACAACATCACGTATCAAAAAGATGGTTTCTTACTACCGAGCCAGATAGTATGTATGAAAACAATTTGGATTTTCTACCACTCTGCTAA
- a CDS encoding manganese catalase family protein: MFLSVKRIPHPIPPADKPDPKAAQALQEGLGGQFGEMRTMMQYFFQNMNFRGDAKPYQDLLRSIATEEMGHVEQITNTINILLEGASTNSTQPNELPLSIALESPNIHHFLVAAQSARPVDAAGNPWSATYVYDSGNLVLNMIYNLMLEATGRLQKCRLYEMCDNKAFRSTVSYLIVRDLVHEKVFAKALETLGVNWGKSLPVPRIDTSNMPEVRDLENKNLHNQMWTFANKGETSLLEKIFKGDSPFDDGGTLEVIEGFPEGVEIPSMPEAPQEFSPGLDADLMKLAKKI, encoded by the coding sequence ATGTTTTTATCAGTAAAAAGAATTCCACATCCAATACCACCTGCAGATAAACCTGATCCAAAGGCTGCTCAAGCATTGCAAGAGGGATTAGGAGGTCAATTTGGAGAGATGCGTACGATGATGCAGTATTTTTTCCAAAACATGAATTTTAGAGGAGATGCCAAACCCTATCAGGATTTACTAAGAAGCATTGCCACAGAGGAGATGGGACATGTTGAACAAATAACAAATACAATAAACATCCTTTTGGAAGGCGCTTCAACTAATTCAACCCAACCAAATGAACTACCATTATCAATAGCATTAGAATCTCCAAACATTCACCACTTTTTAGTGGCAGCTCAAAGTGCTCGACCAGTAGATGCAGCAGGAAATCCTTGGTCTGCTACCTACGTCTATGATAGCGGGAATTTAGTGCTCAATATGATATATAATTTAATGCTTGAAGCCACAGGAAGATTACAAAAGTGTCGACTGTATGAAATGTGTGATAATAAAGCATTCAGGTCCACAGTCTCCTATTTAATCGTCAGGGATTTAGTGCATGAAAAGGTTTTTGCTAAAGCCTTGGAGACTCTAGGGGTAAACTGGGGCAAATCATTACCTGTTCCAAGAATAGATACATCTAATATGCCTGAAGTTAGAGATTTGGAAAACAAAAATCTGCATAACCAGATGTGGACATTTGCAAATAAAGGAGAAACATCGCTATTAGAAAAGATTTTCAAAGGTGACTCCCCATTTGATGATGGGGGTACCCTTGAGGTAATTGAAGGATTCCCCGAAGGTGTTGAGATCCCAAGTATGCCAGAAGCACCACAGGAATTTTCACCAGGGTTGGATGCTGATCTAATGAAATTGGCAAAGAAAATATAA
- a CDS encoding DUF2382 domain-containing protein, producing the protein MDNAFREKGDPEDGKVNQYGYKDTPSTNSDLQDEQIVSRIPLYDEDFELTKKELETSIQLEKKWVHTTQKIEIPLKYEEILLNGKEFSSYEQKEIVEMLSKIKHKISHVFHHDAEDGKNDKDDSQTENKSDKQQSDNHDHRHEISELDVHYTKQGSKKDTRNSSSAPSVSTNGNNTSQFEKIIPLWGEEITVTRKIVKLGEIIVRKYQISENHEVKVELNKEKYSIKYPDGFDVQEK; encoded by the coding sequence ATGGATAACGCTTTTAGAGAAAAAGGAGATCCCGAAGACGGCAAAGTTAACCAGTATGGGTATAAGGATACTCCTTCAACCAATTCCGATCTGCAAGATGAACAAATTGTAAGCAGAATTCCACTATATGACGAGGATTTTGAACTAACAAAAAAAGAGTTAGAAACCAGTATCCAATTGGAGAAAAAATGGGTGCACACGACACAGAAAATTGAAATCCCATTGAAGTATGAAGAGATCCTACTTAACGGTAAAGAATTCAGTTCCTATGAACAGAAGGAAATAGTAGAAATGCTGTCAAAGATAAAACATAAAATCTCACATGTTTTTCATCACGACGCGGAGGATGGCAAAAACGATAAGGATGACTCTCAAACTGAAAACAAGTCTGATAAGCAGCAGTCCGATAACCATGATCATCGTCATGAAATTAGTGAATTAGATGTTCATTATACCAAACAAGGTTCGAAAAAAGATACACGCAACTCCTCGTCAGCTCCATCAGTATCAACAAACGGCAACAATACTAGTCAATTCGAAAAAATCATTCCTCTGTGGGGGGAAGAAATAACCGTCACTAGAAAAATAGTCAAACTAGGGGAGATCATTGTTAGAAAGTATCAGATTAGTGAAAATCATGAGGTAAAAGTTGAATTAAATAAAGAGAAGTATTCAATAAAGTATCCTGACGGTTTTGATGTTCAAGAAAAATAG
- a CDS encoding YsnF/AvaK domain-containing protein — MNSKIDWNNVIKKEARGANGEDLGEVQEVSNGYVFVQKGFLNKQKFFIPQDKVESFDDNILRFNISKEEISNNYQRDIYPESYAHSETDKTSTIAEPEKVTIPVTEEKLDITKRAEGRHASHVKESKKETRTVEVPVVHEEISVERGRPKGNQTVSSQKPISSRQEIEIRLKQEEIKVSKNPYVREEIVIKKKPLRETRQLTEKAS, encoded by the coding sequence GTGAATTCAAAAATTGATTGGAATAATGTCATAAAAAAAGAAGCAAGAGGAGCAAATGGTGAAGATTTAGGAGAGGTTCAAGAAGTTTCAAATGGTTATGTTTTTGTACAAAAAGGCTTTCTTAACAAACAAAAGTTTTTCATTCCGCAGGACAAAGTTGAGAGCTTTGATGACAATATCCTTCGATTCAATATTTCGAAGGAGGAAATTTCAAACAATTATCAGAGAGACATATATCCCGAATCTTACGCTCACAGTGAGACTGATAAAACCTCCACCATTGCGGAACCAGAAAAAGTGACCATACCTGTAACCGAAGAAAAATTAGACATAACTAAAAGAGCTGAGGGGCGTCACGCTTCACACGTCAAAGAATCGAAGAAGGAAACAAGAACTGTTGAAGTTCCAGTAGTTCATGAGGAAATATCTGTAGAAAGAGGACGACCTAAAGGAAATCAAACAGTTTCGTCTCAAAAACCTATATCTTCAAGACAAGAAATAGAAATACGACTAAAGCAAGAAGAGATAAAAGTATCCAAAAATCCCTATGTAAGAGAAGAGATAGTGATAAAGAAGAAGCCACTTAGAGAAACTAGGCAATTAACAGAAAAGGCGAGTTAA
- a CDS encoding LLM class flavin-dependent oxidoreductase yields the protein MQHPSKKIDLPVSVLDLVMVNDDGSPRQSMRNSLDLAQHVELWGYKRYWLAEHHNMKGIASAATSVLIGFIAGGTSSIRVGSGGIMLPNHSPLIIAEQFGTLESLYPGRIELGLGRAPGTDRLTAMALRRGSLDESEEDFPNSVEELMNYFAPQTPGREVRATPGEGLIIPIWLLGSSMFSAQLAAAWGLPYAFASHFAPAYLESAVSIYRERFQPSKTLKEPYVMAAVNVFAADTDDEANRLFTSVQLMALGMIRRNHGLLQPPVNNMDDIWDQLEKYAVGERLKYSFVGGPSKIKKGLESFLNRTRVDEIMTVSHIYDHTERLRSYEILSSI from the coding sequence GTGCAACATCCTAGTAAGAAAATTGACCTACCTGTGTCGGTTCTTGACTTGGTAATGGTAAACGATGATGGTTCTCCACGCCAGTCAATGCGAAACAGTTTGGATTTGGCTCAGCACGTAGAACTCTGGGGGTATAAGCGATATTGGTTAGCAGAACATCATAATATGAAAGGTATAGCCAGTGCAGCTACTTCAGTGCTAATTGGATTTATAGCAGGAGGTACTTCTTCCATTCGAGTCGGCTCTGGCGGGATAATGCTTCCAAATCATAGCCCACTGATCATAGCTGAACAATTCGGAACCCTAGAAAGTTTGTATCCTGGCAGGATTGAGCTAGGTTTAGGCCGTGCCCCAGGAACTGATAGGCTAACTGCTATGGCCTTAAGGCGTGGTAGTCTAGATGAATCAGAGGAAGATTTTCCTAACAGCGTAGAGGAATTAATGAACTATTTTGCCCCCCAAACCCCTGGTAGAGAGGTAAGGGCAACCCCGGGAGAGGGATTGATTATTCCGATCTGGCTTTTGGGTTCCAGCATGTTTAGTGCTCAACTGGCTGCAGCATGGGGACTCCCATACGCCTTTGCTAGTCATTTTGCTCCTGCATACTTGGAGTCGGCTGTAAGTATCTATCGAGAACGGTTCCAGCCTTCTAAAACTCTAAAGGAACCTTATGTCATGGCTGCTGTCAATGTGTTTGCAGCTGATACCGATGATGAGGCAAACCGTCTATTCACCTCTGTACAATTAATGGCTTTGGGAATGATTAGAAGAAACCATGGACTATTACAGCCTCCTGTAAACAATATGGATGACATATGGGACCAACTTGAGAAATATGCCGTAGGTGAAAGGCTCAAATATTCTTTTGTTGGAGGTCCTTCGAAGATTAAAAAGGGTTTAGAATCCTTTTTGAATCGAACCCGGGTGGATGAAATCATGACTGTTTCTCATATTTATGACCATACTGAAAGACTGCGCTCTTATGAGATTTTATCTTCAATCTGA
- a CDS encoding SPL family radical SAM protein → MDSWYSKTAPAFDSKKSKSILHPFTVNNHKGNTLNLYQGCQHRCGYCYATYEWSPEFYDKIYAKSNAPEILENQLRSWKSQVVQPVMISSATDAYQPAELKFELTRKCVKVLQKYNIPYYVFTKSALISRDLQLHKQYKHNCFLVWSITTCNENIRRIIEPGTPPSFVLFKVIKKFSDCGITCAVNIDPIIPRITDTSSEIEAIVENCLKSGVSYVFGAPLRLRSDIWERMKIVFKLLNREETGVIKDYITLYDFKEPMGPGYNLHVDKTYAGTMLKNLEEKVIEKGMLFGFPNLDENRHMAKTKLKVCNENQLTLMNFM, encoded by the coding sequence ATGGATTCTTGGTATAGCAAAACTGCACCCGCGTTTGACAGTAAGAAGAGTAAATCCATTCTCCATCCTTTTACTGTGAATAACCACAAGGGTAACACTTTAAACCTATACCAAGGATGCCAACACAGATGTGGATACTGTTATGCTACCTATGAATGGTCGCCAGAATTTTATGACAAAATTTATGCAAAAAGTAATGCACCTGAAATATTAGAAAATCAGTTACGATCTTGGAAGTCACAAGTTGTACAACCTGTCATGATTTCCTCAGCCACCGATGCATACCAGCCAGCAGAACTAAAGTTTGAATTAACAAGAAAATGTGTTAAAGTTTTACAGAAATACAATATACCTTATTATGTATTCACAAAATCTGCGCTAATATCAAGAGATCTACAACTCCATAAACAATACAAACATAATTGCTTTCTCGTGTGGTCGATTACAACTTGTAATGAAAATATACGACGAATAATAGAACCTGGGACTCCACCCTCATTTGTCCTGTTTAAAGTGATAAAAAAGTTTAGTGATTGTGGAATTACCTGCGCTGTAAATATCGATCCCATTATTCCTCGAATTACAGACACATCAAGCGAGATCGAAGCAATAGTAGAGAATTGTTTAAAGTCCGGCGTTAGTTATGTTTTTGGTGCCCCTTTAAGACTTAGATCGGATATTTGGGAAAGAATGAAAATTGTATTCAAACTATTAAACAGGGAAGAAACCGGAGTCATCAAAGATTATATCACACTTTATGATTTTAAGGAACCAATGGGACCAGGTTATAATCTACATGTGGATAAAACTTACGCAGGTACTATGCTGAAAAATCTAGAGGAAAAGGTAATAGAGAAAGGCATGTTGTTCGGTTTCCCCAATCTAGATGAAAATAGGCACATGGCAAAAACCAAGCTTAAAGTGTGTAATGAGAATCAACTTACATTGATGAATTTCATGTAG
- a CDS encoding DUF1264 domain-containing protein, whose translation MGKTKLLNLTSQSRKKEMSIAISILLMSGIYAIAFSIEQYNTLQVFGQANNTTIPSPMNATQANATSANTTKPVDGYGGPPTGPLTAVRHVFDDPTLRVYHFCKPNDKIMMLCQLYDSSSPNATLIGVEYMIDSKTYQVLPDREKPNWHYHKEEFSPDRANPKFPLPNDQQQKEWLLKISESYGKVILNWNSMDTLPTFPPQVQQVQHPFMVNQTVNIVLKSLLVALIKR comes from the coding sequence ATGGGTAAAACGAAATTACTGAATCTTACATCACAATCAAGGAAGAAGGAAATGTCAATTGCGATTTCGATTCTTCTTATGAGCGGAATTTACGCTATCGCATTTTCAATAGAGCAATATAATACTCTACAAGTCTTCGGACAAGCTAACAATACTACTATCCCTTCTCCTATGAACGCTACTCAGGCTAATGCTACTTCTGCTAATACTACAAAACCAGTTGATGGTTATGGCGGTCCACCGACAGGTCCGTTAACTGCGGTTCGACACGTATTTGACGATCCTACTCTTAGAGTGTATCATTTCTGTAAGCCTAACGATAAAATTATGATGCTATGTCAACTATATGACAGCAGTTCTCCAAATGCAACTTTGATAGGAGTAGAGTATATGATTGACTCTAAAACATATCAAGTATTACCAGATAGAGAAAAGCCAAATTGGCATTATCATAAAGAGGAGTTTTCTCCAGACAGAGCAAATCCGAAATTCCCATTACCAAATGATCAGCAACAAAAAGAATGGCTATTGAAAATATCTGAGTCATATGGGAAGGTCATACTGAATTGGAATTCTATGGATACATTACCCACATTTCCACCTCAAGTACAACAAGTTCAACATCCTTTTATGGTGAACCAGACTGTAAACATAGTACTGAAAAGTTTGTTGGTAGCTTTAATCAAACGTTAA